Proteins encoded by one window of Marixanthomonas sp. SCSIO 43207:
- a CDS encoding FAD-binding oxidoreductase, translating into MGGFIFPYRSKILQKKEINHNIVRFHIDKPYGYAFTPGQAIDLSIDQKGFELDVAPFTITNTIDQSFLELYIKISPHQDSLSYSLASLQAGAILQISEPYDNYKYEGKGVFIAAGTGIMPFIAIFKSLIKSNTTLTDHKLIYTNKRKKDILFKSELTQLFGKNYINILTKSKAQNMVSGRIDIHFLKAQIKNLNQQFYICGPKQFEKEIMQSLIQLGAKKSYIQTGYNL; encoded by the coding sequence ATGGGTGGTTTTATTTTTCCGTATCGGTCAAAAATTTTACAAAAGAAAGAGATTAATCATAATATAGTTCGCTTTCATATAGATAAACCTTACGGATATGCATTTACACCAGGACAGGCAATCGATTTAAGTATTGATCAAAAAGGATTTGAACTAGATGTAGCTCCTTTCACAATTACAAATACTATTGACCAATCTTTTTTAGAACTTTATATTAAAATAAGCCCCCATCAAGATAGTTTATCTTACAGTCTAGCATCATTACAAGCTGGGGCAATTTTACAAATAAGCGAACCCTATGACAACTATAAATACGAGGGTAAAGGTGTTTTTATCGCAGCTGGAACTGGCATAATGCCATTCATCGCAATTTTCAAATCGTTAATCAAATCCAATACGACTTTGACAGACCACAAATTAATTTATACTAATAAAAGAAAAAAAGATATACTTTTTAAATCAGAGCTGACTCAGCTTTTTGGTAAAAATTATATTAATATATTAACCAAATCAAAGGCACAAAATATGGTTTCTGGTAGAATTGACATTCACTTTCTCAAAGCCCAAATTAAAAACTTAAACCAGCAGTTTTACATCTGCGGACCCAAGCAATTTGAAAAAGAAATTATGCAATCTTTAATACAACTAGGCGCTAAAAAAAGTTATATTCAAACAGGGTATAATTTATAA
- a CDS encoding DUF488 family protein, translating to MTQKMTKKIWTIGHSKHSIDDFLNILKFYKIECLIDVRSSLASVKDLHFTKENLKKSLLDINIEYSYSKSFVGEQRANPISKDYLCSNNSVRDYAFYMETAQFKESLKALEKIAVQKRTIIMCTETVWWRCHRSMISDALKANDWTVIQIISVNKGQEHPYTQPADIVSGKLSYKIK from the coding sequence ATGACACAGAAAATGACTAAGAAAATTTGGACTATTGGACATTCCAAACATTCAATTGACGATTTTCTTAATATATTAAAATTTTATAAAATAGAATGCTTAATAGATGTTAGAAGCTCACTGGCTTCGGTAAAGGATTTGCATTTCACTAAAGAAAATCTTAAAAAATCACTCCTTGACATCAATATTGAATATAGTTATTCAAAAAGCTTTGTTGGAGAACAAAGAGCAAACCCCATTTCAAAAGACTATTTATGTAGTAATAATTCAGTTAGGGATTATGCATTTTATATGGAAACTGCCCAATTTAAAGAAAGTTTAAAGGCACTTGAAAAAATAGCAGTACAAAAAAGAACAATAATTATGTGTACTGAAACGGTATGGTGGCGCTGTCATCGTTCAATGATTTCAGATGCTTTGAAAGCTAACGATTGGACGGTGATACAAATTATAAGTGTTAATAAGGGACAAGAGCATCCGTATACTCAACCTGCAGATATTGTAAGTGGAAAACTTAGTTATAAAATTAAGTAA
- a CDS encoding aminotransferase class V-fold PLP-dependent enzyme: protein MSKKKREDSFISDRSLQLEENRQKRKKLDKVVLEFANDFVNSISKSKAFHNKSHKKTKQDNLFEIEEKTLKLNEILDIIQQRVVNTGLNPASGGHLGYIPGGGLYSSSLGDYLAAVTNRYAGVFYASPGAVRMEDALINWCGKLIGYDDGFGGNITSGGSIANLIALSTAKKHHDINSKNISKSVIYCSQQAHHSIYKAINTVGLEECVIRQIPLDEEFRISTSNFKDQVEKDAKEGLNPFLLIGNAGSTDVGAIDPLKDLSTICKRHSIWFHVDAAYGGFFTLTEYGKDKLRDLKSADSVILDPHKGLFMPYGSGMVLIKDIHHLLKANNYSANYMQDAVKESHYSPADLSPELSKHFRGLRMWLPLKLYGPEVFSNYLEEKLKLTSYLHKKLLELGFTIVCEPALTIIAFRYNFNCLNNDLLNTALLNYILDDGRIFISSTVLNDKFTLRAAILSFRTHKREIDILIELLKFKLEDLTV, encoded by the coding sequence ATGAGCAAAAAAAAAAGAGAAGATAGTTTCATTTCTGATCGAAGTTTACAACTAGAAGAAAATAGGCAAAAACGAAAAAAATTAGATAAAGTGGTTTTAGAATTTGCAAATGACTTTGTAAATTCAATAAGTAAATCAAAAGCTTTTCACAATAAGTCTCATAAAAAGACGAAGCAAGATAATTTATTTGAAATAGAAGAAAAAACTTTAAAGTTAAATGAAATACTCGATATTATCCAGCAACGAGTTGTTAACACCGGGTTGAACCCTGCATCGGGGGGACACCTAGGTTATATTCCGGGTGGAGGACTATATAGTTCTTCTTTAGGTGATTACCTTGCAGCAGTGACAAATCGGTACGCCGGGGTATTTTATGCTTCACCCGGAGCGGTCAGAATGGAAGATGCACTTATTAATTGGTGCGGCAAGTTAATAGGATATGATGACGGTTTTGGAGGGAATATCACATCTGGTGGAAGTATTGCCAACCTAATCGCATTATCCACTGCAAAAAAGCATCATGATATCAACTCAAAAAACATTTCAAAAAGTGTTATTTATTGTTCTCAACAAGCTCATCATAGCATCTACAAAGCTATTAATACAGTTGGTCTAGAAGAATGTGTGATTCGACAAATACCACTGGATGAGGAGTTCAGAATATCAACCTCTAACTTCAAAGATCAAGTTGAAAAAGACGCTAAGGAAGGTCTTAACCCATTTTTGTTAATTGGAAATGCAGGTTCTACTGATGTGGGTGCAATCGACCCTTTGAAAGATCTTAGTACTATTTGTAAACGACATTCTATTTGGTTTCATGTAGATGCTGCTTATGGAGGTTTTTTTACTTTAACAGAATATGGTAAAGATAAGTTACGAGATTTAAAAAGTGCGGATTCAGTAATTCTAGATCCCCACAAAGGCCTATTTATGCCATACGGTTCTGGTATGGTACTAATAAAAGATATACATCATTTACTTAAAGCCAATAATTATTCAGCCAATTATATGCAAGATGCCGTCAAAGAATCACATTATTCCCCCGCAGACTTGTCTCCTGAATTAAGTAAACATTTTCGAGGGTTACGTATGTGGCTTCCTTTAAAGTTATATGGTCCTGAAGTTTTTTCTAATTATCTCGAAGAAAAGTTGAAACTTACTTCATATTTACACAAAAAATTGTTAGAATTAGGATTCACAATTGTCTGTGAGCCAGCTCTTACAATTATCGCATTTAGATATAATTTTAATTGTCTTAATAACGATTTATTGAACACAGCTTTATTAAACTATATACTTGATGATGGCCGCATATTCATCTCCTCAACGGTGCTTAACGACAAATTTACTTTGCGTGCAGCTATTTTATCGTTTAGGACACACAAAAGAGAAATTGATATTCTTATTGAATTATTAAAATTCAAATTAGAAGATTTAACAGTTTAG
- a CDS encoding RNA polymerase sigma factor: MEVIRTKDYNDNELKEADIIRRILEGEKDLYEILVRRNNQKLFRVIRSYLKDKAEVEDIMQNTYVKAFQKLYQFKMASSFSTWLIRIGINESLERLKEKGRIHHLGQQSDSLKNKTIFKISASKQLNPQEKMIQVESKQLLENAIDSLSTKYKTVYILKEVEEMSLKEVAEVLNISLANVKIRLHRSKNMLKEKLYERIDNKSVFEFGFSRCDRITKNVMKLI, translated from the coding sequence ATGGAAGTTATTAGAACAAAGGATTATAACGATAATGAACTAAAGGAGGCGGACATCATACGGCGTATACTCGAAGGAGAAAAAGACCTATATGAAATTCTAGTAAGACGAAACAACCAAAAACTATTTCGAGTTATCCGGAGTTATTTAAAAGACAAGGCAGAAGTTGAAGATATAATGCAAAACACATATGTGAAGGCATTTCAAAAATTATATCAATTTAAAATGGCTTCTTCATTTTCTACTTGGCTCATTCGTATAGGGATTAATGAATCTCTGGAGAGATTGAAAGAAAAAGGAAGAATACACCATCTCGGTCAACAATCGGATAGTCTAAAAAATAAGACCATTTTTAAAATTTCGGCGAGCAAACAGTTAAACCCACAAGAGAAAATGATACAGGTTGAATCAAAACAGTTATTAGAAAATGCTATTGACAGTTTAAGTACAAAATATAAGACTGTCTATATATTAAAAGAAGTGGAAGAAATGAGTTTAAAAGAAGTTGCAGAGGTTTTAAACATCAGTCTAGCTAATGTAAAAATACGTCTCCACCGTTCAAAAAACATGCTGAAAGAAAAACTTTATGAGAGAATCGACAATAAAAGTGTTTTTGAATTTGGATTCAGTAGATGCGATAGAATCACCAAAAATGTGATGAAATTGATATGA
- the folE gene encoding GTP cyclohydrolase I FolE, with protein sequence MVVNRNTLLTKENLRKTNHHVVTTNPLRDDAFDKHEALKIKLITGKFKDIIEILGFDLTNDSIKDTPNRIAKMYVNEVFKGLNPKNKPKITVFKNEYSYHTPLTELNIPFTSFCEHHFVPIQGKANIAYVPKDYVIGLSKIHRLVDFYARRPQVQERLTMQILQELSLILETEDIGVVLKANHSCISCRGVQNLGSTTLTSVFRGKIENNSELTSILLETNCQ encoded by the coding sequence ATGGTAGTAAATAGGAACACTCTTTTAACAAAAGAAAATCTTAGAAAAACAAATCATCACGTAGTGACTACGAATCCTCTGCGTGATGATGCTTTTGACAAACATGAAGCTTTGAAAATTAAATTAATTACTGGAAAATTTAAAGATATTATAGAAATATTGGGGTTCGACCTTACCAATGACAGTATAAAGGATACACCGAATAGAATAGCAAAAATGTATGTGAACGAAGTGTTTAAAGGTTTAAACCCCAAAAACAAGCCTAAAATAACTGTATTTAAAAATGAGTATAGTTATCACACTCCTTTGACAGAGCTGAACATTCCCTTTACTTCTTTTTGCGAACATCATTTCGTGCCAATTCAAGGAAAGGCAAATATTGCTTACGTGCCCAAAGATTACGTCATTGGACTATCTAAAATTCATAGGCTTGTCGATTTTTATGCCCGTAGACCACAAGTTCAAGAACGATTGACAATGCAAATTTTGCAAGAACTTTCTTTAATACTTGAGACTGAAGATATAGGAGTCGTCTTAAAAGCAAATCATAGTTGTATTTCGTGTAGAGGTGTGCAGAATTTGGGAAGTACAACTCTTACGTCTGTTTTTCGAGGTAAGATAGAAAATAATTCAGAATTAACATCAATTCTGCTTGAGACAAATTGTCAATAA
- the ccsA gene encoding cytochrome c biogenesis protein has protein sequence MTVLLVIFGIAMAVGTFVENYYDTPTAKVLVYNAKWFEILMLWLILIFIKNIITYRLTRREKWPILIFHLSFIFMFIGGAITRYFSFEGQMPIKEGQTTNEIISDQTYFKVKISDGNVTRVYNKNPYVMSYFNSKDARWPFKKTFEQNYRFDTKVISLKTLDYIPLAKDSLQVTESGKKMLNIVSIGNDGRVNNYITEGEIKVIDGTSFSYNVSVQNAVQLMERNGVLTLSLPSAGQYMSMKGQRKGVITNSTLLNQQSGDIKANEIDTLDYRTLYSVNNTNFIIPKNSFKGNIVYYSGDKNNTQDKNLLDLIQVELKSGNEIDTLFLKGGKGVTELNDNLKINNLNVSLGFGSKIHKTDFHLRCDDFILERYPGSNSPSSYESKITVIDESSHEQHHIYMNNVMDYSGYRFFQSSYFPDESGTILSVNADWWGTTVTYFGYFLLFIGMLFTLFWRGTHFWKLNNTLKKMHTKKIITLLFLLFLGIGAGTNSSLAQNTKEKVLNDAALPQQKIGPNTQFAAPDELGANRIIDPNHALKFGRLLVQDFRGRIKPINTHSLELLRKIHKKDKYKKELVAISSEQWFISMQIDPGYWANEPLIKVGSKGGDKLLKETNANAEGYTSYSNLVDPVTGVYKLHKQNNTSFNKRKADQSKYDQAVIEITERFNLFSNVAFGYYTNIIPIKNDPNQTWRSWIYSSEKSPVEIDEAAFTHLTPYFNEVKEGLRTNNWQKANERIEAISDFQQLWGKDIIPSNSKIELEILYNQSNVFFWLMIVYSLLGFCMIILGFAEVFSLRSKYNNLIRSLTKTLLGMMILALVIQAIALGVRWYLSGHAPWSNGYEAIVFISGIGVLSGLLLYRNRNAFIPAAGALVAMIMMGFAHGGSLLDPQITTLEPVLKSYWLLIHVGIITSSYGFFGLSTVLSFISLILFSAKPTKKIKRSIKELTIVNEMALTVGVFALTVGTFLGGMWANESWGRYWSWDPKETWAFISIIFYAVVLHLRLVPKLRSKLIFNLASLWAIWSIIFTYFGVNYYLTGLHSYAAGDPIPIPSWIYITAIGMLILSFIAHYRKKVTGNYSN, from the coding sequence ATGACGGTTCTTTTGGTAATATTTGGTATTGCTATGGCCGTTGGCACTTTTGTAGAAAACTATTATGATACTCCTACAGCAAAAGTGTTAGTTTATAACGCTAAATGGTTTGAAATATTAATGCTTTGGTTGATACTCATTTTTATAAAAAATATTATAACTTATCGATTGACGAGAAGAGAAAAATGGCCCATTCTTATTTTTCATCTATCTTTCATTTTTATGTTTATTGGTGGCGCAATCACAAGATATTTCAGTTTTGAAGGACAGATGCCGATTAAAGAAGGTCAAACTACTAATGAAATTATTAGTGATCAAACTTATTTTAAAGTAAAAATTAGTGACGGAAATGTAACTCGTGTATATAATAAGAACCCATACGTGATGTCTTATTTCAATTCAAAAGATGCGAGATGGCCATTTAAGAAAACTTTTGAACAAAATTACCGGTTTGATACTAAAGTTATTTCTCTAAAAACACTTGACTACATTCCACTTGCTAAAGACTCTCTTCAAGTGACTGAATCGGGTAAAAAAATGCTCAATATAGTATCTATAGGAAACGATGGTAGAGTGAATAATTATATCACTGAAGGTGAAATTAAGGTGATTGACGGTACAAGTTTTAGTTATAATGTCTCAGTTCAAAACGCCGTCCAATTAATGGAAAGGAATGGAGTTTTAACGCTTTCTTTGCCAAGTGCTGGACAATATATGTCTATGAAAGGACAACGAAAAGGTGTTATAACTAATTCTACTTTATTAAACCAGCAATCGGGAGATATAAAAGCAAATGAGATTGACACTCTTGATTATAGAACCTTATATTCTGTAAATAACACTAATTTTATTATTCCTAAAAATTCTTTCAAAGGTAACATCGTTTATTATAGTGGAGACAAAAATAATACCCAGGACAAAAATCTTTTAGATCTAATTCAGGTAGAATTAAAATCTGGAAATGAAATAGATACATTATTTCTAAAAGGTGGAAAAGGCGTTACCGAACTAAATGATAACTTAAAAATAAATAACTTAAATGTTTCATTAGGGTTCGGGTCAAAAATACATAAAACTGATTTCCATTTACGCTGCGACGATTTTATACTTGAACGTTATCCTGGTTCAAATAGTCCTTCTTCATATGAAAGTAAGATTACTGTAATTGATGAAAGCTCACATGAACAACATCATATTTATATGAATAACGTCATGGATTATAGCGGTTACCGATTCTTTCAATCAAGTTATTTCCCAGATGAAAGTGGAACAATTCTTTCTGTAAATGCGGACTGGTGGGGAACCACTGTTACTTATTTTGGGTATTTTTTATTGTTTATAGGAATGCTTTTTACGCTTTTTTGGAGAGGCACTCATTTCTGGAAATTAAATAATACATTAAAGAAAATGCATACAAAAAAAATCATAACTCTCCTTTTTTTACTGTTTTTGGGCATTGGTGCAGGAACAAACTCTTCTTTAGCTCAGAATACAAAAGAGAAGGTGTTAAATGATGCAGCCCTACCACAACAAAAAATTGGACCCAATACTCAGTTTGCAGCTCCCGATGAACTTGGAGCAAATAGAATAATTGATCCAAATCATGCCTTAAAATTTGGGCGTCTCTTGGTTCAAGATTTTCGAGGACGAATTAAACCTATAAATACCCATTCACTGGAGTTGCTTAGAAAAATTCATAAAAAGGATAAATATAAAAAAGAGCTAGTAGCCATTTCCTCGGAACAATGGTTTATTTCCATGCAAATTGATCCGGGGTATTGGGCCAACGAACCTTTGATTAAAGTTGGAAGTAAAGGAGGGGACAAGCTTTTAAAAGAGACTAATGCCAATGCCGAAGGATACACTTCGTATTCTAATCTTGTTGACCCTGTTACTGGAGTTTATAAACTGCATAAACAAAATAATACTTCTTTTAATAAACGAAAAGCCGACCAATCGAAGTATGACCAAGCCGTAATTGAAATTACCGAACGGTTTAATTTATTCAGTAATGTTGCTTTTGGTTACTATACTAATATTATTCCTATAAAAAATGATCCTAATCAGACGTGGAGAAGTTGGATTTATAGCTCAGAAAAAAGCCCTGTTGAAATTGATGAAGCAGCTTTTACACATCTGACTCCTTATTTCAACGAAGTGAAAGAGGGCCTGAGGACGAATAATTGGCAAAAGGCGAATGAAAGAATAGAAGCCATAAGTGACTTTCAACAACTTTGGGGCAAAGATATTATTCCCTCAAATTCAAAAATTGAATTAGAAATTCTTTATAATCAGTCCAATGTTTTCTTTTGGCTGATGATAGTATACAGTTTATTGGGTTTCTGTATGATTATTTTAGGTTTTGCAGAGGTCTTTTCATTAAGATCTAAATACAACAACTTGATAAGGTCTTTAACTAAAACTCTGCTGGGAATGATGATTTTAGCTTTGGTGATCCAAGCGATTGCTTTGGGAGTTCGCTGGTATCTTTCAGGTCACGCTCCTTGGAGCAATGGTTATGAAGCGATTGTTTTTATTTCAGGAATTGGTGTGCTTTCCGGACTTCTACTTTACAGAAATCGGAATGCTTTTATTCCTGCTGCAGGAGCTTTAGTTGCAATGATTATGATGGGGTTTGCACACGGTGGATCTTTGCTCGATCCGCAGATTACAACATTGGAACCCGTATTGAAATCATATTGGCTTTTGATTCATGTAGGCATTATTACTTCTAGTTATGGATTCTTTGGGCTATCTACAGTTTTAAGTTTTATTTCACTAATATTATTTAGTGCAAAACCTACAAAAAAAATAAAACGCTCTATAAAGGAATTGACAATAGTAAATGAAATGGCTTTGACCGTTGGTGTTTTTGCTCTTACAGTAGGTACTTTTTTGGGAGGAATGTGGGCCAATGAGAGTTGGGGGAGATATTGGAGCTGGGATCCCAAAGAGACATGGGCATTTATATCAATTATATTTTATGCTGTAGTGTTACATTTGAGATTAGTTCCCAAACTTAGGAGTAAATTAATATTTAATTTAGCTAGTTTATGGGCAATATGGTCAATTATATTTACTTATTTTGGTGTAAATTATTATTTAACTGGATTGCATTCTTATGCTGCGGGTGATCCAATACCAATTCCATCTTGGATCTATATTACTGCAATAGGAATGCTTATTTTATCTTTTATAGCCCATTATAGAAAAAAGGTTACAGGAAACTACTCTAATTGA
- a CDS encoding flavodoxin reductase codes for MKNEPVKIKIIEHNTHDVLRIVTHKPKGLDFTPGQATEIFIDKEGWQNEGRPFTFTCLPNEDHLEFMIKTYPSHEGVTNELLKLKEGDTLIVNDIFGAIAYKGEGTFIAGGAGITPFISIFRNLKAHNKLGNNRLIFANKRKKDIILEEEFKEMLGNNFINILSDEKTENYDYGRISESFIQENANVLKLFYVCGPPPMMDAVKKQLEQLKVDKDKIVTEEF; via the coding sequence ATGAAAAATGAACCTGTAAAAATTAAAATTATCGAACACAATACACACGATGTATTGCGAATCGTTACTCATAAACCAAAAGGATTAGATTTTACACCAGGACAAGCTACCGAGATTTTTATTGATAAGGAAGGTTGGCAAAACGAGGGTAGACCATTTACATTTACATGTTTACCAAATGAAGATCACTTGGAATTTATGATAAAAACTTATCCTTCTCATGAAGGGGTTACCAATGAACTACTTAAATTAAAAGAAGGAGACACACTTATCGTAAATGATATCTTTGGAGCCATTGCCTATAAAGGAGAAGGCACCTTTATTGCTGGTGGTGCTGGAATAACACCTTTTATATCAATTTTCCGGAATTTGAAAGCTCATAATAAATTGGGTAATAACAGACTTATTTTTGCCAACAAAAGAAAAAAAGATATAATACTTGAAGAGGAATTCAAGGAAATGTTAGGAAATAATTTTATTAATATACTTTCCGATGAAAAAACGGAAAATTATGATTACGGAAGGATTTCAGAAAGTTTCATACAAGAGAACGCGAATGTTTTAAAGCTCTTTTATGTATGTGGTCCGCCACCCATGATGGATGCTGTAAAAAAACAATTGGAACAATTAAAAGTGGATAAGGATAAAATTGTAACGGAAGAGTTTTAA
- a CDS encoding CPBP family intramembrane glutamic endopeptidase — MKKSIKTILIIIVSFGVYFILDDKYFKSLRDLIFDFTNQFGVSHILTYSISGIPLIMGTLIINKKSGFLKGLGLNGSIFRGFLFALICTLPMYIGFSFIFDFNTDISINAILISVVAASFFEEIFFRGFLFGLIYRKTNLGFIPSVFFGAMYFGILHLYQSTELLELLGIFSITFLGGILFAWVFTEWKFNIWVPIFIHALMNFSWELFSVSENALGGVYSNIFRFSTMGLIIGLTVLLKKKNGLKLSVNKSNLLKSNSLKK; from the coding sequence ATGAAAAAATCAATTAAGACTATCCTAATAATTATAGTTTCATTCGGAGTATATTTTATACTCGATGATAAATACTTTAAATCTCTAAGAGATTTAATTTTTGACTTTACAAATCAATTCGGCGTAAGTCATATATTAACCTATTCAATTTCTGGAATTCCACTCATTATGGGGACGTTGATTATTAATAAAAAGTCAGGGTTTTTAAAAGGTTTAGGTTTAAATGGATCAATTTTTAGAGGATTTTTGTTTGCATTAATTTGCACACTGCCTATGTATATCGGGTTCAGCTTTATTTTTGATTTCAATACCGATATATCGATTAATGCAATATTAATTTCAGTGGTTGCTGCTAGTTTTTTTGAAGAAATATTTTTCAGGGGATTCTTATTTGGTTTGATTTATAGAAAAACAAATCTTGGGTTTATTCCTTCAGTTTTCTTCGGGGCCATGTATTTTGGGATACTACACCTTTACCAAAGTACAGAGTTATTAGAGTTGTTGGGGATTTTTTCAATTACCTTCTTAGGAGGAATTTTATTTGCCTGGGTCTTTACCGAATGGAAATTTAATATTTGGGTACCAATTTTTATACATGCTTTAATGAATTTTTCGTGGGAATTGTTTTCTGTAAGTGAAAATGCTTTAGGCGGTGTTTATTCAAATATTTTTCGATTTAGCACAATGGGTTTAATTATTGGTTTGACAGTTCTTTTAAAGAAAAAAAATGGACTGAAACTATCAGTAAACAAGAGTAACTTATTGAAAAGCAATTCATTAAAAAAATAG